A window of the Planococcus citri chromosome 4, ihPlaCitr1.1, whole genome shotgun sequence genome harbors these coding sequences:
- the LOC135845409 gene encoding uncharacterized protein LOC135845409 isoform X3, translated as MAANNNPANPKENRLVFSSNPGGLQELACVVTSASFYCRQLNQCEIVSLPLPSIIRQMIKECILVVENSLKKWSKFHDSCIFSHRKDENIAIVFEDFMAWRADGTINFEETAVNLIECDKSSQMEKYRLACIYCLVDDVKKLWPIETDADQPLIKYWNQRMSGEQCAESSLLKDNSFHNQSAFEYLWGFMTDDEQVRKVKNISNWSTGKSLLKYALLKLSESQLERVMMSHASDVFYALYFESKASVIPLWDHVKNVITPNVFKAIILQFLAFATRKVPSLAYDLWIRAPELLKNHILVNNFQYVLNCSTKDERLFFDLLLTTDVETREKIWREKWRDIIVDVSPSYLQKIMELCLGSGDEIASFKKTHLSNYPLIEKCCKTMVLAGHFDEMSDFFHFASDDSEIIFNLKTNVLKSQFLRDAYIKVQRVKDMDSVVTFLRNTFPDTSERQEFERNLILSDESLTYFRLVMQNDVNLIVGVKHFVCNILSLDADLASAKSMLLMLNYEILISGNFKINSRSNSSSRNDFIKWCLNDDNDALVNFKQSLPVSQIFYTMLEKCALELKQWVDRNPTPAGQSPRYSSIYSESIFSHLNWFLEWVFLTKEAVLDFKRDKLSSYFRVEQTRSIFEIDGTAFFNQLLCWFLNDDRPRMELFKVFFCHSGSRFRKRKHDQVS; from the coding sequence ATGGCAGCCAACAACAACCCGGCGAATCCAAAAGAGAATCGATTGGTGTTTTCTTCCAACCCTGGTGGGTTGCAAGAGTTGGCTTGCGTCGTTACATCAGCTTCATTTTATTGTCGTCAGCTGAACCAATGCGAAATTGTCTCGTTGCCATTGCCTTCAATTATCCGACAAATGATCAAAGAATGTATCTTAGTGGTAGAGAATTCTCTGAAGAAATGGAGTAAGTTTCAcgattcgtgtattttttcgcATCGCAAAGACGAGAATATCGCGAttgtttttgaagatttcatgGCATGGCGGGCTGATGGAACAATCAACTTCGAAGAAACGGCTGTGAATTTGATCGAGTGCGATAAGTCGAGTCAAATGGAAAAGTATCGATTAGCGTGTATTTACTGTTTGGTCGACGATGTCAAAAAACTATGGCCGATAGAGACAGATGCTGATCAACCGCTGATTAAGTATTGGAATCAACGTATGAGTGGCGAGCAGTGTGCGGAGTCTTCATTGTTGAAAGACAACTCTTTTCATAATCAGTCAGCGTTCGAGTATCTTTGGGGATTTATGACCGACGACGAACAAGTACGGAAGGTCAAGAATATCAGCAATTGGAGTACAGGAAAATCGTTGCTGAAGTACGCGTTGCTCAAATTGAGCGAAAGTCAACTGGAGCGTGTGATGATGTCACATGCCAGCGATGTTTTCTACGCATTGTATTTCGAATCGAAGGCTTCGGTAATTCCATTATGGGATCATGTAAAGAACGTGATCACACCAAATGTTTTTAAAGCAATTATCCTCCAGTTTTTAGCTTTTGCTACGAGGAAGGTGCCCAGTTTGGCGTACGACTTGTGGATTAGAGCGCCGGAGTTGTTGAAAAACCACATAttggtcaataattttcaatatgtatTGAACTGTTCAACGAAAGACGAGAGATTGTTTTTTGACTTGTTGTTGACAACTGACGTCGAGACTAGGGAAAAGATTTGGCGAGAAAAATGGCGAGATATTATCGTTGATGTGTCTCCCAGCTATTTGCAAAAGATCATGGAATTGTGCCTTGGCAGTGGGGATGAAATAGCTTCGTTCAAAAAAACTCACTTGAGTAATTATCCTCTGATCGAAAAGTGTTGCAAAACGATGGTATTAGCTggacattttgatgaaatgagtgatttttttcatttcgcttCGGACGACTCCGAGATTATTTTCAATCTGAAGACGAATGTCTTGAAATCGCAATTTCTGCGAGATGCTTATATCAAAGTTCAGCGTGTTAAGGACATGGATTCTGTAGTAACGTTTCTCAGGAACACATTTCCCGATACGAGTGAGCGCCAAGAGTTTGAAAGAAATCTAATCTTGAGCGACGAATCGTTGACTTATTTTAGATTGGTTATGCAAAATGATGTGAATTTGATTGTTGGGGTCAAACATTTTGTCTGCAATATTCTTTCTTTAGATGCTGATTTAGCGTCGGCTAAAAGCATGTTATTGATGTTGAATTACGAGATTTTAATTTCGggcaattttaaaatcaattcgcGGTCGAATTCCTCATCTCGAAACGATTTCATTAAGTGGTGTCTGAATGACGATAACGATGCATTGGTTAACTTCAAACAATCTTTACCTGTGAGCCAGATTTTCTACACGATGTTAGAAAAATGTGCTCTGGAATTGAAACAATGGGTGGATAGAAACCCGACTCCAGCTGGTCAATCCCCTCGGTACAGTTCCATATATTCGgagtcgattttttcacatttgaatTGGTTCCTCGAATGGGTTTTCCTAACGAAGGAGGCAGTGCTGGATTTCAAGCGTGATAAATTGTCATCGTATTTTCGTGTAGAGCAGACCAGATCGATATTCGAGATAGATGGCACGGCATTCTTCAATCAACTGCTATGCTGGTTTTTAAATGACGATAGACCACGAATGGAacttttcaaggtttttttttgccattcggGTTCGAGGTTTCGAAAACGAAAACATGACCAGGTCAGTTGA